Within the Pseudopipra pipra isolate bDixPip1 chromosome 19, bDixPip1.hap1, whole genome shotgun sequence genome, the region CACTAACGAGCATTTCTGAGGCTCCTGCTGATTCCCCTGTCAGGGATCCCGACCTCAGGAGAAGATGTAGCAGCTCTTATTTTAAGGCAGTGATAAATCCTGCTTGGGAGGGTGCTCGATGaagtgctctgtgctctgtgctccATACTGGGTTAATGCAAGCCACATGCTGCTGCATTCCTGAGCGGGCAAACACCCTCCAACAGACTTCCAACCAAGAGCCATGGAAAATTTGTACTGCCagggagaaagagcaggaggtGTCTTGGATGTTGACACAGTAATCGAGGGCACTGTGACAGCTGGAAATCTGTGCATCAGTGTGTAAGGCCAAAACACCTCCCAAGTCACCCTACCAGCAGCTCACAGTGGCCAGTTTCTGTCAGTCTCACTCAAAATCTCTCTTTGTGCTCAAAACTGTCCTCATGAACACAGAAGCAAGGACCTGCTCCCTGGAGTTTCCCCACCCTGGTTCCAATCTCTAGCCATGAGGAATTTTCAGGGCTCAGGGGAAGCCTCCTAAAGCAAGTGATGGACTGGACTTGGGATGGTGCCTTTATGGCTGCTGGGATTTGGACAAGCAGGGAGAAGAAGGGACTTAATACACATCAAAAACCCTGCTGAACCAAACAGTGCCGTGACACTGCCAATCTCTGGGTGTTTTGgcccagctctggagcagctctggtgATCAGGACCCAGGAAATGCAAAGCTCTGTGGGACAAGGGGAGATAAGTACCGTGGCTGGTTGTTACTAAGAATATAATTATCCATACGCAAACGATTGCCTGCCTGATAGGATTACCAATAAAGACAAACACAGGGAGGATCATGGCTTCActtccttcctcccaccccGGGGATTTAATCCCatctttgtgttttgtctatAGCCAGTCAATAAAAAACTCCGTGTCACTTCTGGCGATATCTTCAAAGTTTTTTCCCTGGAGGAAGCTTTGGGGGCGAATTCCCATGTCTGCTCTCCTTGCACGCAGCTGGGAGAAAGCTCCGTGCTGGTTTTACCCTGGCAGGAATAGCTTAGGCCTTCTAATTTCAGCCTGCTTTGTAAAAGGTTGGCTAATCCTCCCAGCAGTCTCAAGAGGTAGGAAATCCTGGGTGGTAGAGTCTGGAAGGACCTGACAACCCCTTGGCCAGTCTCCGTGCCAGCCTGTGGTAGGTTTTGGGCACATCCCGAATTTTGAGTCTCCTGTTTTCCAGATCCCCCAGCAGCAAGgtgctgggggggaggctctGGCAGCCCGGCTGTTCTCAGCACCCACTTAGCTGGTGGGTGTGACAGCAGTTTATGGCACAGTTAATACCATTGCAGCTCCTGGGGAAGGTGCAGCGATGCTCTAAAGCTTGGCATGGATGTGCTGCCAGATGCTCCTCACCCAGGGGAGTCAGGACAGCCTTCCtggccctgccagcccctccaCTACCCAGCCAAGGGCTAACAAGGTGCAAATGGCCATTAAACAGTACCCGGAGGCCAGCTGACACCCCAGCCTGTCAGAGCTCACCAAGCTGTGGGtgcctgcctgcccacagggaGCACCTCAGGAGACAGACACCTTCCCAGTCAATGGTTATGAAGGGGACCCGTTAATAagtggcaggacaagaggaaacgtcctcaggttgtgccaggggaggtttagattggatattaggaacaaattcttcactgaaagggggtcaggcattggaacaggctgcccagggcagtggtggagtcaccatccctggtaGTGTTCAAAAaggtgtggatgtggcacttggggacatggtttagtggtgaacgtggcagtgctgggttaatggctggacacggtgatctcagaggtcttttccaacccaaatcattctaggATTTCACCATACAAGAGCCTGACAACCGGTCTGGGAATGATTTTGTGAATGTAGGGCAGTGTTTAATCAAAGATCCCCGTGTCCCAAGCTGGACACTCGCATCAGGAAGAGCCCAGCTTGCCCCTCGAGCCTTCCTCTGCCGGtctcccccttcccaaaccGCACCCCTGGGTGCGGGTGGATGTGGGTGGCGCATCCCCGGCGGGCGGGGATGTCTCTGGCCGGCGGCTCGGTGCGGGAGGTGGGTGCCCGGGCCGGGagggccgggggggccggggcggtGGGCAGGGCCGGGCGGATGACGCCGGGCAAAGCCGTCCGAGAGccggcccagccccgccgccggcccAGCGCTGCCCGCGCACCCCCCGCGGCCGCGCAGTCGGGTCGGGCGGGCTCCGGCGGCAGGGCAGGATGGACCTGGCCGTGGACTTGTACCTGGCCGTCCCGCTGCTCTTCACCGTCCTGGCCATCGTCCTCGCCTCCGTCTTCGTGAGGCtgcggggaggcggcggcgagCGGGCGGCGGAGCGGCCCCGGGATCCCGCGGCGGAGCCCGCCCGGGAGGACGGACCCGGGGGCGaagcggcgggagcgggaccGGGAGAGGGGCCGGAGGACGAGGGGAGCCGAGTGCCGGTGGAGGAGGTCGGGGCGGgcgaggaggggaaggaggcgGTCGCCCAGcagcgggaggcggcggcggagccgggccccgcggccgaGCCCAGCCCCGCGGCGGCCGAGAGCATCCCCCGGCAGCCGCCGGCAGAGCCCCGGCAGGCTCCCCCAGAGCCCCGGCAGGCTCCCCCGGAGCCCCGGCaggcacccccagagccccggCAGGCTCCCCAAGATCCCCAACAGCCGCCTCCAGAGCCTCGGCAGCCCGACCACCGAGAGGATGCGGAGAGCAAGGTAAGGCCGGCTCCCCGCGGACCCTCCCCCGAGGTCCCCGCAGCCAgtgtcccctccatcccctccccacCACCCCCGTACCTCCGGAGCAACACGGGAGGGGTTTTCCCCTAGAACAGGAAAGGTCCCCAGCAAAACCCGAGTTTTTGTCTTCGAGTGGGGACGAGACAGTTGTCCCCGGGGACGGCACAGGTTTGGGGAGGAGGTTTCTGGCTCCTTCCCACTCCCGCCCTCCAAGGAATGCTCCTAAAAATAATCAAGATAGTGAAGATTTAAGGGAAGAGAGTGTGAGCGTCTACTGTCTGCACATCTAACCCCTGGGTGTCTTTTCCTTCCCCCGGGGGCTTATCCAGGTGCTGGGGAATGTGCGTGTGTTTATTCTTCCTGTCTGCATCCCCTTTCTGTGGGTAACAGCGAACTGTCCCCGTGCCAGCGCCGGGTTCCTTACGCTGTCCCTGGCTGGCTGTCCTTGCCTGCCCCAGGGAAGGGACCGCCCCACTCCCTCCAAGCCCCAGCAGGATGCTGGCCCCAAGGTCTGACCCCTGGCTGAACTAGGGGGGCTGGTGGGGGCAGTGATGCCTATAAACGCACGGTAAATCCTGTTCCAGCACCGGatcttgtttaaaaataaaagggtgACCCAGTGTCTGTGGAAAGATCTTGTTCTGCTCTTGCCCAGCTTGGATGGGACTCGGTGACACCCCAAGGTGCCTGAACTCCCTGCCTTGGTGGCTTCCTCCCACGTGGCCCCTTGCCCCAGTGGGGGGAACTGAGTAGTGGGGTGGCTCAGGAATCCAGGAGAGATGCCTTATCCATGTGGCAGCAGCGTGTTTCAGCCGGGGAGCTCAGGCCTGGGGCCCAGGAGCCTCCTGGCTATTATTAGCAGCATTTGTAATCCTCAGCAACTGTATCCAGGCTGCTGGGCAGTGTGCAGACAGCCTTGGAAAGCATCTCCACTGACTCACTGGATGGCCTTGGGCAGGTCCCGGGGGCAGCCTCCCTCTTGCCCTGTACTGTGATGTTCTGCAACACCCAGGAGTGAGCCCTGacctgctcctggggctgggaccTGGCTCTTcctccctgtgctcctcctcttctcccctgGCAGTTTCTGTGCCTTGgagctctccctctccccttcctggcaccccttggCCATGGCTACTGTTCTCGAGCAGCCCCCTCCCTCATCCTGGTGTCCTGGAAGGCACATCTGTTTCTCTGTCGTGTGATTTATTGGTGCCTTTGAGTACCAGGATCTCTGGAGAGCTCCTCGGCCACCGTTAGCCGGCTGGATCCTGGCTGGGCCAGCTCGGCACCAAAGCTGGCCACCAGCTtgggctgctctgtgctcagtgCAGCCCCCATTGGGATGGATGGCTGTatccagtgctgccagagctcacGAGTTCCTCTACTGCCTCGCTAGCTCAAGCCTTGGGAATGTTTTCCTCCCCTCTGGCTGCCCTTCAGTCCCCGATTGCTTCAAACAGGGACTGCAGCGAAGATTGTTGCCTTCAGAGAGGGGCTCAGCTCCTTTATCCCCgctcagcacagctgcagtAACAGGGTTTAGTGCAGCTGGAAGTGAGTTCTTACTCAAGGCACAGGGAGTCTTGTGTCCTCCAGAAGCCTGGCTGGGCTCTGGGGGATTGGGGGTCTCCTCACTGCCCTCAGCCCCTCTTACAGCAAAGggggcactggagctgaggaGGGTCCTGGAATAGCCCTGAGAGGTTTCCTCCTGGGAAATGATTACCTCACTGTAGGAGCAAAGCAGGACAGGTCACCCTGGACCTGAACAGCATCCCTTTGGGAAGGACAGGGAGCAGACGTGTGCAGTctgggtggtggtggggagcagtgggaagggggagggatgGTTCTCACTGCTGAGTAAGTGTTTGGGAGCTCTGGCCTGCACATGATCCCACGGCTGCCAGGACTGCTGGGTGCAGGCTGGGCCGGGCTGGCTGTCCCACGGGGATGGGTGGCACAGTGGAGGGAGTACGTGGGTTCCAGCAGGCACCACACACGTGTGTGCCCAGCTGCTGATCCAGGGGCTGATCCCGTGGGCAGAGTGGAGGAGACCatccacagctctgcagagtcTCCCTGGGTTTCCTGCTTTTGCTCCCTCAAAATTgcttcatcctcttcctccagcACTACCCAGGTCCAAGCCCAGCAGGTATTAcaggcaggggtgggactggccctgggcagagctgtgagtGCTTTGCATGCGGCTGCTGATGGAATTGTGCCCTGTCCAACCCATCTTGGCTGGCTGAGGGCTGCGGTCCCCTGATGTGACTCAGCAGATGAGGCTCCCAGACCTTGTGCTGAGGttggctgggggctgctgcaggctcagggctctTCAGTACATCAGCAGGCAGAGGGCTGCACTCGGCACTTGGAGagctttctttccttattttctttccttaatttcattccttgttttctctccctcctgttTGCTCAGCACGTACTGTGCCAGGCTGGTTTGGATTCACCGCAGCCATTAACCACTCAACTGAAATGCTGATGGATGAACCTGCTCAGGGAGAGCAGCCTTGGTGTGTTCTAATGACTGGCTGGAGCCGTGCATCCCTCtgcatccctccttcccttctccctgccagTGCAAACTGCTATctgctggggcagctgtgtgGCAGagcctccctcctgctcccatcTCCTGCAAGGCTGATGAAATCAGTGTGGGTTGAAGCTTCCCTGCCCCTCTGTAGTGACCAGACCATTTCAGCATCGTGCCCAGGGCTACAAAATGAAGCAGCggcagagcagggaaaggagtcCTTGTTTCCATTAACTGCTGATAGTGGTTCCCCTTGtctctgctggctcccatcACTGAAATAAAGTTAATTAGTCTGTCATTGTCTGttctcatccccatccccagctTGTTAACGGATGAGGCAGTGCTGTCAAAGCAATCCCCTAATGAAAAGCTGTTGGGTGGGAACAGCAGCATcgctggagctgcagagcatgGTCCTTGTGAGAAACAGTCAGAAACTTTAATTCTCTAATGAGTAGTTCTGTCCTGGAAATGGCAGGTGGCAGGGACAAGGCAGGAGTTTCAGTGGTGTTCCAGAGCCACCTCTGGGATGCCATCCTGGCCAGAATGTTCTGGAGCTGAGGAGGGtgagcaggcagtgccaggctctgctgggcacGGCAGCCTGGCTGGTTTGCCAAGGGTTAACTGCAGCTGGGGGCTTCAAACAGAGCAGGGTCAAGTGGGTGACAGTAGGAGAGAGGGGACATGCAaaccctgcctgagcagggcagctgcagggctgtCACCCGGATAGCAAAGGCACAAAGGCTGTGTCATCTGTCTCTTCTGCCAAGTTCCTGGCACCTTTCCCCTGTGCTCCCCACCTTCCCAATCTGTGCCATCCTGggggctcccagtgccctctgggCACACCAGGCAGCACAAAGCACCTAGCTCTCAGCAGGAACCctctttacatttaaaaaatcagcaacTCCCCCTCTAATgcctccttcctgccttccctgtgcCGGAGGGGAGAGGGTGTCTAATTAAGTCTGGCTTTAATTGGCAGCTGTGTAGGCTGTGTCTGCACTGCCagtgggctggggcaggagctccatcatcccacagtgtgctgggaagggatgTGGCGATGTGCTACCCTTTGTCACAGCCCTAGCAGTGGCACAGGCCCTTGCCAGGGAATTTGGGGCTCCCCAGCCAGACCCTGATTGCTCAGATGTGCTCAGCTCTCACCCAGAGTAGTTTGTGCTGATGACAAATGCATCATCTCTTGCAGTGGCTGGAAATTGGGAAGCAAGACAGGACATGTGTCACCTCCCAGGGAGCCTGTGCACGTGTCCTGCCATGGGCTGGAGCACAGGCCTGGTGCTGGGACGTGCTGTGGGGTATGGGGGCATTGGGGCTCTATGTTGTGTCCCCTACAAGGGTCCAGAAGGTCTGGCTGCTGCCCAGTTCCTGCTGAGCTGGGTACAGCCCTGGGAGTCAGCCTGGAGTCAGCCTCTGCACTCCTGGAGCAGAGGCCACAAGGACTCTTTGCCTTCTGAAGTGCCCATCCATGTGAACAGCTGCCAGGTCAGCTTTCCAAGTGAGGGCTGGgttttcctgcccctgctctcaAGGATGCCATCTGGCTGATCTGGGCAGCAAGGGATGTCCCAGTGTGTGGTGATTGCTGGCCAGAGGCCAGAGCAAAGAGGGGAAAGCAGTGGATGAGCCATCTGGGTGTGATCCCAGGGGAGCCACACTGGGATGTGATGGTGCCTGCAGGGGAgggtgctgctgagctggaacTCCTCACCCCACCGTGGGATGTGCCAGTGTTTTCCCCATCAGATCTGGCACTGCCTGACCCCTCTCTGAGGGCTGGGTGGTCCTGGAGCTTTGGCAGTGCTCTGTCCACTCCATGGCTTGTCCTTGCCCGTAACCGTGATAGGGGAACTGGCAGGAGCAGATGCTCCCACACTTTGTGGGGGGGTCAGACCTGCAAAGCGCCATCTGCATGTGAGGCACATCCCTGCCAGGCAccctggagctggcaggaccATTGCCAGGGACTGGAAAACTGCTCTTGTTCTGTAGCAGCTGCTTCTCTGGCCGGCGGGAGGATGGAGAGCCCCAGTGGTGGGCTGAAGGGGAGCTGCCgacacagcagctgctttgctttgctaAACTCTGCCCAACATTATTatttagtctttttttaaaggcttctttcttccccttttctcctgGCTTCTCTCTTTCTGGCTGACTCTCTCCTGtctgctttctttctctcttgcaaTGTCTTGCATCAGGCTTGGAGCAGAAAGTGCAGCCATAAATGGCAACACACAGGGCCTGGGAGTTTAATCCAAGATAATTTTCTCTTGCTTTGCAGTCTGGGatcttcccttttcctgaagCTGGAGCAGGGCACTTTGTGGTCCCTGACCTGCACATAGGTGCCAGGGCTGTCCTTTCAActaaggaaagggagagggacacaccagccctgtggcctcCTCATGTGTTTTCTGAGAAGGAAGTGTGTTGCTCAGAGGTGTTTGCACCAGGGATGGAGGAAGTGGGGAGGAAATGGCCAGAAATGAGCTGAAAACCAGATGATGCTGTGATGGGGAGCTCGGCTTCCAtctcctgtggggctgggagaggggttGGTGGTGGCAGAGCCATGAGGGGGGATTTTGGGGACTTGATGCCAAGCTCCTCTGCCTGAGCCATCTTTCCCTGGC harbors:
- the MXRA7 gene encoding matrix-remodeling-associated protein 7 isoform X9 — translated: MDLAVDLYLAVPLLFTVLAIVLASVFVRLRGGGGERAAERPRDPAAEPAREDGPGGEAAGAGPGEGPEDEGSRVPVEEVGAGEEGKEAVAQQREAAAEPGPAAEPSPAAAESIPRQPPAEPRQAPPEPRQAPPEPRQAPPEPRQAPQDPQQPPPEPRQPDHREDAESKIPPLGASPGSSLGHTGQAEDVCGHATLPSHAEEEEVDSENEKLVVREPEDEDAADGTFSFKYSPGKLRGNQYKSMMSKEELEEEQRIELTSDLTSL
- the MXRA7 gene encoding matrix-remodeling-associated protein 7 isoform X1 → MDLAVDLYLAVPLLFTVLAIVLASVFVRLRGGGGERAAERPRDPAAEPAREDGPGGEAAGAGPGEGPEDEGSRVPVEEVGAGEEGKEAVAQQREAAAEPGPAAEPSPAAAESIPRQPPAEPRQAPPEPRQAPPEPRQAPPEPRQAPQDPQQPPPEPRQPDHREDAESKIPPLGASPGSSLGHTGQAEDVCGHATLPSHAEEEEVDSENEKLVVREPEDEDAADGTFSFKYSPGKLRGNQYKSMMSKEELEEEQRVQREQLAAIFTLMKEKSDTFGEMSEGDMKEQLRLYDI
- the MXRA7 gene encoding matrix-remodeling-associated protein 7 isoform X7 — encoded protein: MDLAVDLYLAVPLLFTVLAIVLASVFVRLRGGGGERAAERPRDPAAEPAREDGPGGEAAGAGPGEGPEDEGSRVPVEEVGAGEEGKEAVAQQREAAAEPGPAAEPSPAAAESIPRQPPAEPRQAPPEPRQAPPEPRQAPPEPRQAPQDPQQPPPEPRQPDHREDAESKIPPLGASPGSSLGHTGQAEDVCGHATLPSHAEEEEVDSENEKLVVREPEDEDAADGTFSFKYSPGKLRGNQYKSMMSKEELEEEQRPRRRCKGAGLLPGLS
- the MXRA7 gene encoding matrix-remodeling-associated protein 7 isoform X3, with translation MDLAVDLYLAVPLLFTVLAIVLASVFVRLRGGGGERAAERPRDPAAEPAREDGPGGEAAGAGPGEGPEDEGSRVPVEEVGAGEEGKEAVAQQREAAAEPGPAAEPSPAAAESIPRQPPAEPRQAPPEPRQAPPEPRQAPPEPRQAPQDPQQPPPEPRQPDHREDAESKIPPLGASPGSSLGHTGQAEDVCGHATLPSHAEEEEVDSENEKLVVREPEDEDAADGTFSFKYSPGKLRGNQYKSMMSKEELEEEQSFSLQASQAVQGGRAATRPEDYMKLSLASS
- the MXRA7 gene encoding matrix-remodeling-associated protein 7 isoform X5 — translated: MDLAVDLYLAVPLLFTVLAIVLASVFVRLRGGGGERAAERPRDPAAEPAREDGPGGEAAGAGPGEGPEDEGSRVPVEEVGAGEEGKEAVAQQREAAAEPGPAAEPSPAAAESIPRQPPAEPRQAPPEPRQAPPEPRQAPPEPRQAPQDPQQPPPEPRQPDHREDAESKIPPLGASPGSSLGHTGQAEDVCGHATLPSHAEEEEVDSENEKLVVREPEDEDAADGTFSFKYSPGKLRGNQYKSMMSKEELEEEQSFSLQASQAVQGGRAATRIELTSDLTSL
- the MXRA7 gene encoding matrix-remodeling-associated protein 7 isoform X6, with protein sequence MDLAVDLYLAVPLLFTVLAIVLASVFVRLRGGGGERAAERPRDPAAEPAREDGPGGEAAGAGPGEGPEDEGSRVPVEEVGAGEEGKEAVAQQREAAAEPGPAAEPSPAAAESIPRQPPAEPRQAPPEPRQAPPEPRQAPPEPRQAPQDPQQPPPEPRQPDHREDAESKIPPLGASPGSSLGHTGQAEDVCGHATLPSHAEEEEVDSENEKLVVREPEDEDAADGTFSFKYSPGKLRGNQYKSMMSKEELEEEQRPRRRCKGAGLLPDLKTI
- the MXRA7 gene encoding matrix-remodeling-associated protein 7 isoform X4, which gives rise to MDLAVDLYLAVPLLFTVLAIVLASVFVRLRGGGGERAAERPRDPAAEPAREDGPGGEAAGAGPGEGPEDEGSRVPVEEVGAGEEGKEAVAQQREAAAEPGPAAEPSPAAAESIPRQPPAEPRQAPPEPRQAPPEPRQAPPEPRQAPQDPQQPPPEPRQPDHREDAESKIPPLGASPGSSLGHTGQAEDVCGHATLPSHAEEEEVDSENEKLVVREPEDEDAADGTFSFKYSPGKLRGNQYKSMMSKEELEEEQSSFSLQASQAVQGGRAATRIELTSDLTSL
- the MXRA7 gene encoding matrix-remodeling-associated protein 7 isoform X2, with translation MDLAVDLYLAVPLLFTVLAIVLASVFVRLRGGGGERAAERPRDPAAEPAREDGPGGEAAGAGPGEGPEDEGSRVPVEEVGAGEEGKEAVAQQREAAAEPGPAAEPSPAAAESIPRQPPAEPRQAPPEPRQAPPEPRQAPPEPRQAPQDPQQPPPEPRQPDHREDAESKIPPLGASPGSSLGHTGQAEDVCGHATLPSHAEEEEVDSENEKLVVREPEDEDAADGTFSFKYSPGKLRGNQYKSMMSKEELEEEQSSFSLQASQAVQGGRAATRPEDYMKLSLASS
- the MXRA7 gene encoding matrix-remodeling-associated protein 7 isoform X8; its protein translation is MDLAVDLYLAVPLLFTVLAIVLASVFVRLRGGGGERAAERPRDPAAEPAREDGPGGEAAGAGPGEGPEDEGSRVPVEEVGAGEEGKEAVAQQREAAAEPGPAAEPSPAAAESIPRQPPAEPRQAPPEPRQAPPEPRQAPPEPRQAPQDPQQPPPEPRQPDHREDAESKIPPLGASPGSSLGHTGQAEDVCGHATLPSHAEEEEVDSENEKLVVREPEDEDAADGTFSFKYSPGKLRGNQYKSMMSKEELEEEQRPEDYMKLSLASS